The following coding sequences lie in one Streptobacillus ratti genomic window:
- a CDS encoding HPr family phosphocarrier protein: MNKIKVKVLNEQGIHARPSTKICAITTKFSGDVFFRCDGENYDAKNIMDILLIGLEKGREFEIIADNGNEKEEIELLNSLQKLIEIEQFN; encoded by the coding sequence ATGAACAAAATTAAAGTTAAAGTATTAAACGAACAGGGTATACATGCGAGACCCTCTACTAAAATATGTGCCATTACTACTAAGTTTTCAGGTGATGTATTTTTTAGATGTGATGGAGAAAATTATGATGCTAAAAATATTATGGATATTTTACTAATTGGTTTAGAGAAAGGTAGAGAATTTGAAATAATTGCAGATAATGGCAATGAAAAAGAAGAAATTGAACTACTTAACTCACTACAGAAACTGATAGAAATAGAACAATTTAATTAA